The Paenibacillus sp. G2S3 region GATCTGTCTTGCACTTTCCATATCCTCTTCCAGCTCTTTATCGATCAAGCTCTCATCAGCAACCGGATAATCTGCTAAATGCACACTTTCTCCACCGCCAAGGTTCGTGAAGATATCTTCAGACAACATCGGTGTAAATGGAGCCATCAAAGACGCTGTCTTCAAAAGCACATGGGTCAGTGTACGGTAAGCATCCAGCTTATCTTCACCTAGACCACTACCCCAGAAACGGTCACGGGAACGACGGATATACCAGTTACTCAGCTCATCTATAAAGTTCTCAATGGCTTTAGATGTATTCACGAAGTCATTTGCCGCAAGTCCTTTGTCCACCAAAAGAATCAAGCTGTTCAGACGGGACAAAATCCAGCGGTCCAGCTTATGTTCCGATACTTTAAAAGGATGATCGGCTGGATCATAACCATCGATGCCTGCATAAAGCGTCAAGAACGCATGCGTATTCACCAGTGTATCTACAACTTTAGATTTGGTTTCCCCTACAAGACCACGAGAGAAACGTTTGTTATTCCACGGTGCACTATCAGATAGGATCGCCCAACGGAAAGCATCCGTGCCGTAATCGTTCATGATTTCCCAAGGATCAATAACATTGCCTTTGGATTTGGACATTTTTTGCCCATTCTCATCAAGGATATGACCGTGAGCAATTACTGCTTTATATGGAGCTTTACCTTTAAACAAGGTAGACACAGCTAGTAAGCTGTAGAACCATCCACGTGTCTGGTCGATCCCTTCACAGATCATATCCGCTGGATATTGATCATTCAGCTTATCCTCGTTCTCAAATGGATAATGACTTTGCGCAAATGGCATCGAACCACTATCGAACCAAACATCGATAACTTCTGGTGTGCGAACCATCTCTGCACCTTCACTGAAAGGACTGCGTAGCTTGATTTTATCTACAAAAGGCTTATGCAGCTCGATATCCTCAGGAACATCGCCGATAGCCATTGCTCTCAGTTCTTCAATGCTGTGTGGAGCGAACTCTTTGCCCGTTTCTTGACATACCCAAACGTTAAGCGGTGTACCCCAGTAACGATTACGGCTGATATTCCAGTCCACCAGTTCATCTAAGAACTTACCGAAACGACCTTCACGTACATTCTCAGGGTACCAATCTACACTGTTGTTGTTAGCAATCAGCTGATCTTTGATCGATGTAGTGTTGATGAACCAGCTGTCTGTTGCATAGTACAAGAGTGGTGTATCACAACGCCAGCAGAACGGATAGCTGTGCTCATATTTTTCTTTGCCGTAAAGTAGTCCTTTTTCAGACAACACCTTAACGATATCCAGATCGCAATCTTTTACGAAACGTCCAGCAAAATCAGACACTACATCTGTATACTTACCAGAATTATCAACTACGTTCACGAAGCTGATGCCATTCTCGCGGCAAGTCTTGTAGTCATCTTCACCATGCGCTGGTGCCATGTGCACGATCCCTGTACCACTGGAATCTGTAACGAAGGAAGCACCTACGATGACATTGCTTTTCTCTGCCTTGATGAATCCGAATGGAGGTGCGTAAGTTTTGCCGATAAACTCGGAACCTTTATGTGTAGAAAGGACTGTGTGCTCGCCTTTCATTACTTCTTCCACCAAGTTCTTGGCAACGATGTACACACCGTCTTCTTGTTGTACACGTACATAATCCATGTCCGGGTTCATAGCTAGTGCCATATGGGCTGGCAAGGTCCAAGGTGTTGTCGTCCAAGCCAATACGTAGTCTCCGCTGTCATCCATCTTGAACTTTGCAGTCGCACTGAGATCCTTGACAGTCTTGTAGCCTTGGGCTACTTCATGGGAGCTTAGAGTAGTCTGGCAGCTTGGGCAGTAAGGACTAACGCGGTGTCCGCGGTAGAGCAGCCCTTTGTCATGCACCGTAGCCAAGATGTTCCACACGCTCTCGATATAGGTATTATCCAAGGTTACGTAAGGATTATCTAGATCCGTCCAGTATCCGATCCCCTCTGTAAACTCGCGCCATTGCTTCTCATAGCCAAAGACGCTATCTTTACATTCCTGAATGAATTTTTCTACGCCATATTCCTCGATCTCTTGCTTACCGGAGATGCCAAGCTTCTTCTGTACGCCTAGTTCTACTGGCAGACCATGTGTATCCCAGCCCGCTTTACGTACCACGCGGTAACCTTTCATCGTTTGGTAACGACCGATGAAATCCTTGATTACACGGCCCAGCACGTGCCCGATATGCGGTGCACCATTCGCTGTTGGAGGACCTTCGTAAAATACATAGTTCGGACGTCCTTCACGATTCTCCATGGATTTACGGAACGTATTTTCGTCGCTCCATTTCTTCAGTATGCGGACATCTCTTGCCCGTGCTTTTTCTCTGACATCTACTTTTTGCATGTGATGGTCAATCCTTCCATGGTTTAGTCTTTAAAGCTCTTTCGATCCTTGGGCGATCCGGGTGCAGCAGTTGCCGCTTCTTTGCCGGGCACCCGAGCCGCGATCCCGTAGGGCAGCACTGGCTCGGGGGCCATAGGGATGGCGAGTGAAACGCCGGTCTGCTCTAACAGTGAAGGCCCCGCAGGCGAACCCGCCAGGGGAGCCTAAGAAGGGCCGCTCCTTCAGCCACATGAGTCCGTTCGCTTCCACCACCGTACCCGTTTGCACGAGGCTTTACATTGCGGGTGTCCAGAGGGCGGCAGCCCTTTGGGGTCCCCCTTAGAAAAGGGGATTTAGGGGGATGGCCACCCCGGAACAACAAAATAAGCGTCATCCCACCCCCAAAGGGGCGAGACGACGCTCGCGATACCACCCTAATTCTGCGCATGAGCACATCCTTAAGGGGAGTGTATTCAGCACAATCTCAGTCCTGCGCGTAAATCTCATGCACAGGTCCGGTGTAACGTCCGGCAGACGGCTAAGCTTACGCACGATCAACGCTTCAGCTTAACTTCTAGGGGAAGATCTTCCGGCAGGGTTCGAACAATCGGCTCTCAGCAATCGCCGACTCTCTGGAGAACGTTACCTTGTCGTACTTGTCCCGTCATCGAATACATATAAACATTATACAGATATGTTCTATTTATAGACTTTTTAAGTCTAAATGTCAACAACCGCTAGCGAAATCCGCATTTGGAGTATACCTGTGCAGGCGGAATACTTTATTATGATCGATTTTAGCGAAAAATAAAAATAGAGGGAATAACTCCCTCTATTTAGCCGATTTTAGTATGAAATTATATAATCACAAACCAAATCAGCATTCATTCATCATAATGCATTAGATACGATGTAGAACATCATCCTTAAAAGTTACGCTCTCGCTTGCCTCACGACTCTCCAAGGCATTCCAGTCATCCTGTGACAACAGCTCGAGCTGTGCTTCCACCAATGTGCGGAAACGAGTGCGATAGATCGAAGCTTGCTTACGCAATTCTTCAGTCTCAATAGCAACCTTACGGGATTTGGATAACGCTTCGTTAATAATCCGATCCGCGTTCTTTTCCGCTTCCTTGATAATGAGCTGCGATTCCTTCTTGGAGTTGTTCTTCACATCATCCGCTGCTTCCTGAGCGACTAAGATCGTCTTCGATAAACTCTCTTCAATATTCACAAAATGATCCAAGCGCTCTTGAATAGACAACAGCTGATTCTGCAGCTCTTTGTTCTCACGGATGACACTTTCGTAATCCTTAATTACTTGATCCAGAAATTCGTTGACCTCGTCCTCATCATAACCGCGAAGTCTCCGAGAGAACTCCTTGTTATGTATATCGAGCGGTGTTAATGGCATGCTGTGCACCTCCTAGAAATTTCGGACCTTCTAAGTCTCTGAATCATACCTGCGCAGCAGACAAAGAAGAAAGACTGTACTTCAAGTAAAGGCAGAGGATGTATCGACGTTCCAACTGCCATTCATGGTTCGCCTCTTTTATAAAATATCGGCGTCCTGCTTTAAAAATGTTTGATTCCCTCGAAATAATCAATTTCGACAAGTAAAGCCGGATTCCTGCAAGGGATTCACACAAATTTACCAACCTGAACACGGTATCGGCCCTTTTTCGTCAAACTACCAACCTCTAGAACCTTGAATCGACCAAATCCTTGAATAGATACCATGTCACCATCTTTAAGTCCGCAGGAAGGGTCTTCTTCCACTTTCCAATTTACCCGAACGCGCCCAGCCTTGATGGGAGCAAGAATTTTGCTTCGGCTCAGCCGTGTTACATCTGCGGCAATGCCATCCAATCGTAGGGACGCTACAGTCAAATCCATCATTTCCAGCTTCACCTCACTATTACGCAAGGCAGAAAGTGGCAATACCTCCGTGCTCACCTGTATTCGGTGTACTCCAGTTAAATTCATGGCTAAATAATCTGCAATATCTGCAGCTACTACCACATGACAACCATCGTCCAGAACATGAATATCACCGATTTTTCCACGTTTTACTCCAAGACCCAGTATAGAGCCCATGTAGTCCCCATGCTCTAGCGCCAAAAACTTTTGCTCACCAGAGGTTATCGCAAGAACGCTCAGCTCCATGTCCTCATGATCCAGATCACGATAATCAGGTGCAATGAGTGCTCGCTTCCGCTCTGCCTCAGGGTGGCCGCCTTCCCATCTGACAATAACGTCCGGATGGCGGTTAACCAGACTTTGCAGAATAAATCCTTGGCGCGGATCTAGAAATTCGGTCAGTTTCGTCTCATGATATTCTCCAGCATGGGTAACCCATTCCCAAGCCTTGTCCACAAATTGTCTTTCATCGGGATGAAAATGCCCGTAAACTTCTGTCTTCATCACTTCTGCCTAAAAAATTAAGTGCAAAATGGATTTGAGTCCACCTGCCGCAAATTCCAGGACGAATAGTGCAATGATCGGGGAAATATCAAGCGTACCAAATAGTGGCGGAATAAACCGACGAAATGGTGTCAAATAAGGCTCAACAAGCTTACTTAGCAGTTCTCCGATAAAGCTCTCACGAACGTTTGGTAACCACGACATCAGTACGTAGAAAATAATCATGAAAAGATAAATATTAAATAGCATATCAATAATGTAATCAATTTGGGGCAAAGCTCATTCACCTCATTCTGTTATAGTCTGGATCGTCACCTAGGATTTCCGTAATGGCACCTTGAATTTCAACGGTATCTGGCGTGCACATAAATATATTGCCCCCAATTTTAGAGATTCCTCCCCCAAGGGCATAAACGGTTCCACTTAAAAAATCAATAATTCTCATTGCCTGATCATTACGGACACGCTGAAGATTGATCACTACCGTCCGGTGAGAACGGAGATGGTCCGCAATTTCCTGAGCCTCATCGTACGAACGTGGCTCATAAAGTACAACTTTTACATTCTTCTGCGAATGGATACTGACAACGTTGCCCCTTTGATTTTTGCGGGTTTCGACAGGGGCTGGCTCATACTCATCCTCTTCGTGGATTTGCTCCCGCTCCACAACTTCTTCTTCCTCCTGCAAGCCCAAAAAACTCATAAATCGGTTCATAACGCTCATCACGATCCCTCCTAATGGCCTACTAACACCGTACCCAGGCGTACCCAGGTAGCTCCTTCTTGTATCGCCACCTCAAAATCATTCGACATTCCCATTGAAAGCTCCGTAATCGGCTCAGGTGTCAAAGCAAGTTGATTGAGCTCATCGCGCAGCTCACGAAGTCCGCGAAATACAGGGCGGGTAAGCTCCGGATCACCTTCTAAAGGCGCCATCGTCATTAGTCCAATTACTTTTACACGGTCGAGACTAGCAATTTCACGTAAAAATCCAGGTACCGCCTCAGGCGACAGACCAAATTTCGTATCTTCTCCAGAAATGTTTACTTGAAGAAAGACATTCACTTCTTGATCTGCGGCAATCGCCTTTTTGTGTAATTCTTGTGCCAGGGATATCCGGTCCAAAGAATGTATATATTGAAACTTGCCAATAACGTCTTTAACCTTATTGGTCTGCAAATGCCCGATAAAGTGCCATGTCCCTTGGTCCCCTAAAACCTTCCATTTGTGCTCAGCATCCTGCCAGCGACTCTCGGCAATATGCTCTAGGCCTGCCTCCAATACGGAGGACACCATTTCCAGAGAAACATATTTCGTCACTGCAATTACCTTGACGTCATTTCGTTCCCGGCCGCTTGCCGCGCAGGCACGTGCTACACGTTCCTCTACCTCAGCAATTCTCTCCTGCAGTGTTAAAGCCAACTTTCAACTCTCCTTTATTCCGATCCAGCTCGTCATCCTGCCTGTAACCCCATTTTCTTTACGATAAGAAAAGAACAATTCTTGATTACAGCTTGTACACCAAGATGTACATTCGATATGAGTCGGCAATATTCCTGCTTTAATCATAATGCGTCGATTCATTTCTTTCAAGTTTAGCATGTATTTGTTCTCATCTGTGTCAGATGTTCTGTACAGCTCCACAGTACCGGCTGTTTCTGTTGACTTACTCAGATCACCTTCCAATTGGCGGACATGCTTCATCACATAATCGTCCACTTCATAACAGCAGTCACCAATGGAGGGTCCGATCGCTGCAATAATGTCCTGCGGGTGGCTGCCGTAAATGGTCTCCATTTTACTCACCATAGCTGCTGCAATCTGGGCCACAGTTCCCTTCCAACCAGCATGCGCAAGACCGACGACTTGGTGCACTGGATCATAAAAGTAAAGAGGCACGCAATCTGCATAAAAAGAAGTCAGCAAAACTCCCGGTACATCCGTAAGCAAACCATCGGTTGTCTGAAATGCCGAGGTTCTATCCTTTTGACCCCGACCACGATCAGCTTCCCTTACCACTGCTATTTCTGCTCCATGGGTTTGTTCTCCACAGGTCCAAGCTTCCAGCTTGAAATCAAGAGCTTCCGCAAGCCCCCTACGATTCGTTAAGACATCTTCCGGAGCATCCCCAACATGAAATGCACAATTCAGGCTGTCATAAGGCTTTTTGCTAGCCCCTCCCTGTCTACCCGTAAAACCTGCT contains the following coding sequences:
- the ileS gene encoding isoleucine--tRNA ligase, with translation MQKVDVREKARARDVRILKKWSDENTFRKSMENREGRPNYVFYEGPPTANGAPHIGHVLGRVIKDFIGRYQTMKGYRVVRKAGWDTHGLPVELGVQKKLGISGKQEIEEYGVEKFIQECKDSVFGYEKQWREFTEGIGYWTDLDNPYVTLDNTYIESVWNILATVHDKGLLYRGHRVSPYCPSCQTTLSSHEVAQGYKTVKDLSATAKFKMDDSGDYVLAWTTTPWTLPAHMALAMNPDMDYVRVQQEDGVYIVAKNLVEEVMKGEHTVLSTHKGSEFIGKTYAPPFGFIKAEKSNVIVGASFVTDSSGTGIVHMAPAHGEDDYKTCRENGISFVNVVDNSGKYTDVVSDFAGRFVKDCDLDIVKVLSEKGLLYGKEKYEHSYPFCWRCDTPLLYYATDSWFINTTSIKDQLIANNNSVDWYPENVREGRFGKFLDELVDWNISRNRYWGTPLNVWVCQETGKEFAPHSIEELRAMAIGDVPEDIELHKPFVDKIKLRSPFSEGAEMVRTPEVIDVWFDSGSMPFAQSHYPFENEDKLNDQYPADMICEGIDQTRGWFYSLLAVSTLFKGKAPYKAVIAHGHILDENGQKMSKSKGNVIDPWEIMNDYGTDAFRWAILSDSAPWNNKRFSRGLVGETKSKVVDTLVNTHAFLTLYAGIDGYDPADHPFKVSEHKLDRWILSRLNSLILLVDKGLAANDFVNTSKAIENFIDELSNWYIRRSRDRFWGSGLGEDKLDAYRTLTHVLLKTASLMAPFTPMLSEDIFTNLGGGESVHLADYPVADESLIDKELEEDMESARQIVELARNVRNETGIKNRQPLSELIVSMNRDFHLAEYEEIIKDEINIKNIVLENSDSGFVDFTLKLNLKVAGKKYGKNVGFLQGFLKALDSDSTRKAVQDGSITIATPEGEELVITSEELLVEKQAKAGFAAASGYGITVALNTEITPELEQEGWVREIIRAVQDYRKRLDLPIEKRIALTLNVDDELKTAVTAFENVLRDNVLVTTVDFGGEHAFETVDVGGKSIGIHIGA
- a CDS encoding DivIVA domain-containing protein; its protein translation is MPLTPLDIHNKEFSRRLRGYDEDEVNEFLDQVIKDYESVIRENKELQNQLLSIQERLDHFVNIEESLSKTILVAQEAADDVKNNSKKESQLIIKEAEKNADRIINEALSKSRKVAIETEELRKQASIYRTRFRTLVEAQLELLSQDDWNALESREASESVTFKDDVLHRI
- a CDS encoding YlmH/Sll1252 family protein, which codes for MKTEVYGHFHPDERQFVDKAWEWVTHAGEYHETKLTEFLDPRQGFILQSLVNRHPDVIVRWEGGHPEAERKRALIAPDYRDLDHEDMELSVLAITSGEQKFLALEHGDYMGSILGLGVKRGKIGDIHVLDDGCHVVVAADIADYLAMNLTGVHRIQVSTEVLPLSALRNSEVKLEMMDLTVASLRLDGIAADVTRLSRSKILAPIKAGRVRVNWKVEEDPSCGLKDGDMVSIQGFGRFKVLEVGSLTKKGRYRVQVGKFV
- a CDS encoding YggT family protein; translation: MLFNIYLFMIIFYVLMSWLPNVRESFIGELLSKLVEPYLTPFRRFIPPLFGTLDISPIIALFVLEFAAGGLKSILHLIF
- the sepF gene encoding cell division protein SepF, translating into MSVMNRFMSFLGLQEEEEVVEREQIHEEDEYEPAPVETRKNQRGNVVSIHSQKNVKVVLYEPRSYDEAQEIADHLRSHRTVVINLQRVRNDQAMRIIDFLSGTVYALGGGISKIGGNIFMCTPDTVEIQGAITEILGDDPDYNRMR
- a CDS encoding YggS family pyridoxal phosphate-dependent enzyme, which codes for MALTLQERIAEVEERVARACAASGRERNDVKVIAVTKYVSLEMVSSVLEAGLEHIAESRWQDAEHKWKVLGDQGTWHFIGHLQTNKVKDVIGKFQYIHSLDRISLAQELHKKAIAADQEVNVFLQVNISGEDTKFGLSPEAVPGFLREIASLDRVKVIGLMTMAPLEGDPELTRPVFRGLRELRDELNQLALTPEPITELSMGMSNDFEVAIQEGATWVRLGTVLVGH
- the pgeF gene encoding peptidoglycan editing factor PgeF; amino-acid sequence: MEPFVQGKETLMLLHLEPWREEHKEITAGFTGRQGGASKKPYDSLNCAFHVGDAPEDVLTNRRGLAEALDFKLEAWTCGEQTHGAEIAVVREADRGRGQKDRTSAFQTTDGLLTDVPGVLLTSFYADCVPLYFYDPVHQVVGLAHAGWKGTVAQIAAAMVSKMETIYGSHPQDIIAAIGPSIGDCCYEVDDYVMKHVRQLEGDLSKSTETAGTVELYRTSDTDENKYMLNLKEMNRRIMIKAGILPTHIECTSWCTSCNQELFFSYRKENGVTGRMTSWIGIKES